CTGTAGGGGAGGTCCTGCGGAAAAATAGCTCGACGCCAGGATGATAAAAAGCTTAACACCTCTCATTCTTATTACTTTTTCAacgaataaaatgaaaaatcaaaaggtCGTCTTATTCAAAACCCCAATTATGACATCccttctctcctactttacacCTCGGAACGTACCGTTCTTATAGAGATAAACGCGCTTTCACATCTTCTTAACCCGGAATGGCTGGGGAGAGGCCCGGCCCATCAGcgtgtttttttgttttacgCCCCGTAACTCTTCTATTAGTAGCATAACAAACTTCCTCGTCGTTAATATGTTTGCTCGCGGCAATTGTGAACTCTCGGGAGAATCGATGACTGCATCAAAGATGCAGTGCTAATACATCTGAGAATTCTTAATTGGCTAGCCCCAGGGCTATGGAGCAAAGGACTATCCAGGACCTACACCGAGGTATTGACGGTCATTTTCAAATCTCGCAGAACAGAATGGGATACGATGAGATAGAAACAAAGACAGGGAACAGGTTCCCTACTCTTAACGGTCAAAGTGAGCCCCTTTATTCTGAATTCGTTAATTCAGAATGAATCAAATCTCCCCAAGTAGGATTCGAACCTACGACCAATCGGTTAACAGCCGACCGCTCTACCACTGAGCTAGAACAACGGGAGATTAGATCTCATAGAGTTCAATTCCCGTTCTCAACCCATGACCAATATGAGCTCGAACCCTCCTTCGTAACTCCCGGAACTTCTTCGTAGTGGCTCCCTTCCATGCCTCATCATATAATAATCCAGAAATTGCAATAGAAAAGAGTAATTTTAGTGCAATGACACTACTTAATTAGTTAAACTTTTAAAAGTAGAACTTGGTATCTTTCACAAAATAAGTACCTACAAGTcctaaatgaaaaatattggtTGTGACTTGTGATGTTAGTTAAATATATTTGACAGCATTGCAGAGCCATACCTAATTTGTCCATACAACTTATTTAGTGACTTAAATCTGATAATTTGTCGCGTTAAACTTGTGAAGtttctcaaaatttcattttagcTTAGAAAACATCTAAAAATCTCACACAAGgttgatttttatatataaatcacaataataattcaataaattgagACTATCCAACACTCagaatattaattgaatttgtggGCCTCGGATTTGTTTTCAGTACTAAAATGGGCCTCTAATTCTATATATGATAGGCCTTTCTTGAGGCTCTATGGGCCTaggattaaataataatagtataaacaataaatagatttatatgcTGCAAAATACGCAATATCAAAAGTTATGCACAACTTTTTTACTCACTTTCGGTTTTTCTCTAAGAAATGGAGTATCTATTTTAGCTAATCCTTTTCCACAATGTAGAAAATGATACACCAAATATAGAAGCATATAAGAAACAGAGATGAAAGATATGAGATAGAGAGATTTCTATTTCACTCGAAAATCAATCGTTCACATTGAAAAGATCATCGCTTTTATGCTAGAAAGATGATGCATTCTAGATCTAAAATAACCAATGAAAAGCAAGCTAACTAGACCACTAATACCGCTGCAAGCAACTGATTATTGGTCACAAAAACAACCCACTTATTAACTTCCGAGCCACGTCAGCACCAAGGGCTCTTTTGCCACATCAGCTGATTATTGCTCTTTTGTTCCTCACACTCGAGCTCATTTCTAAGGTTGCATTAGCACAAGATCTCCTCCATTCTTCACTTTCAACACACAATTACCATATTTCTTCCCCAAAATCATTAGCTTTTCTCTACATAAAACATTTCTagataaaagagagaaaataaatatgagcGTCAGTGTTTcgaatgaaatattataaaaattaaaataagatgagTATCCGAATGTTAGAGATGCACTGAAAATGGGAAATACTAATGTGTTCAACCATATACCCACTTTAAGTAACCGTCACGTGAAATTACATGTGCTTTGTTACTAAACTTTACAAACATGGGACCACTTTCAAAAGtccttttataattttatttgataaaatacgATTAGAGCTATCATTGTAGTACATAATTAAGAGTATGCAAGATATTCGGCTTGGTTATTTGCATGTTCgattatttgattttaccATTTAATGTTTAAGTTATGATAAATTACGAAAATACATCATCTTTAactaaacataatttaaatgaccaattaatttcttcttcaatcagtaaattgatttaaatCACTATCATGACCATAAGATAATTGAACTATTGTTGATAGTTAAAAAAGACTTGACTAGAGTAATAACATGATATACTTTATATAGATATTGAATGAAGtggaaaaaaatgactctGATCGATGGCAACGAAACCATTGCCCACCAAAAGAAGCTTTGCACtctttgataaaattaaaatctcaCTATAGCTGATTGAACTCGAATtgtgtaaaaaatatttgtaaaaatcataatgacaatattttctttctaagtcaaatcattatttataaGTATTAAGTGTCATATAAATAGTTTGTATTCTTCAAATTTCCAACTCGTAATCATTCTAAATGTACATGTAcaatttatgtacatttatctttaACCATTATTAAACTAGGcttataaattactataagCACGGAATAATATTTACATCCGAAAATATTATCAACAAATTAGgataaattaaagatagaaGCCCAACGAAATAAACGGGCCACAAAAAGCAAATGGGTCCATAAATTGATGGTCtccataaaaaatctcaacaaaAAAGTTTCCCAATTAATGCATGCCAATAAAAGGTCAAGAGCATATTTAGCAGATGGGATGTTAAATGATACTACCTACATTTACATAATTTGATAGTCTatcaatattaatacaatAGAAAAATACCCAAAATCATTGCTGACATATCATATATAGTAAGCAGCCACATGCTAGTTTTGACGAGGTTGTGACAAACTAATCAACTAAACCATAACtccaatatcaaaatatacgtgatttaaaaatttctcATGCTCAATTCCGATCACTCAACcattaatctaaaattagtagtagtatattattaagAAACTATCCCATTACAAAACTTATATCAATCGAACTTCTTGGTTATGCAAAACAATCAAATACACGAGTTGACTACTTCTTGTGTCCGCCATTAGGATTCTcattgtattaattttaaatgaaatgtgagtggaatgagttagtggaatttgGGCTCCTACTACTCctaccatttttatttttatttttaaaaattaactcCTATAAGTAGAAAACTcctaccatttatagtaaaagtgaaccggaaTTCATATTCGGGGACGGACTAAAGTGACAAAAggagactcctattcacggacatTGAGAATATTTCTCTATTATGatgtaacaatattttttaaataatgatgatTACATTTTACTTGTGAATACATCcttcaaccatttttcaaaccaattttaaaatttatgaaaattactAGAATTAGACagaaattcataattttaaataccaATATCCCGAAAAAAGAACGAAAGAAATAAGTACGAAAATGTAGAAAGTGATTCATTAATAActcattatatatgtaaatagtTGCAGCAAGTAATGGGTAGTTGTATCCGCCAACCTATTTTCATTACTCCCTTTCCAAaccatataatattaattttttattaaaaacaaagCCTTATTAAATCTAGCCATTTCCAAATTCGTCGCACTCACCAATTCCCAATTTCGCAAATCTAAAAACCCTCGATCTCGGAATCCGATGGCTGGAATGTTCTCCGCCGTGCGGCGAATCTACCTCACCGCCTACAACTGGACGCTCTTCTTCGGCTGGCTCCAGGTGTTCTACCTCGCCGTCTCTACTCTCCTGAATTCCGGCTACGAATCGGTCTACGCCGCCGTCGAGAAGCCGCTCATCCTCGCGCAGTCAGCCGCGCTGCTCGAGATCCTCCACAGCCTCGCCGGAATCGTCAGATCTCCGGTCACCGCCACTCTGCCGCAGGTCGCCTCGCGGCTGTACGTGACCTGGGGAATCCTGTACAGCTTCCCCGAAATCCGGACGCATTTCTTCGTTTCGTCGCTGGTGATTAGCTGGTCGATTACTGAGATAATTAGGTACTCGTTTTTCGGATTGAAGGAGGCGTTCGGATCTGCGC
The nucleotide sequence above comes from Salvia hispanica cultivar TCC Black 2014 chromosome 5, UniMelb_Shisp_WGS_1.0, whole genome shotgun sequence. Encoded proteins:
- the LOC125186664 gene encoding very-long-chain (3R)-3-hydroxyacyl-CoA dehydratase PASTICCINO 2A gives rise to the protein MAGMFSAVRRIYLTAYNWTLFFGWLQVFYLAVSTLLNSGYESVYAAVEKPLILAQSAALLEILHSLAGIVRSPVTATLPQVASRLYVTWGILYSFPEIRTHFFVSSLVISWSITEIIRYSFFGLKEAFGSAPSWLLWLRYSTFLMLYPTGITSEVGLIYYALPYLKESGDKFSIRMPNRWNFSFDYYCSAVLVLGFYVPGSPHLYGYMLEQRKKALAKAKTA